A genomic stretch from Neomonachus schauinslandi chromosome 16, ASM220157v2, whole genome shotgun sequence includes:
- the LOC110572667 gene encoding interferon-inducible GTPase 5-like, which translates to MASRVFQSSLSLSKIPELWRDTSALKGAFEEGDLSAVAAKLQTTLHSLENARLDIGITGGTGSGKSTFVNTIRGLGDEDPKSAYTGVVEMTVGPTPYAHSKYPNVITWDLPGISTPTFQAENYLQWVLPARYDFFIIITSDDVMSFTTHHAQLAREILQLGKRFYLIRSKVDVDIAASRSRRPSTFSEERVLSQIWEDCWRRLEAGGLKDPKVFLLSTFELGKYDFHRLEEVMAKDLESHERHVLLLAMPAVSEPVLERKAASLRQLIWLVAAVAGGVNPSPVPGVQDVACDLHMLIDSLEGYRRSFGLDEDSLVTLAGQTGQTLHKILEAARGPKTVTEALVVELLGQASRDASAFTQELLNVPVLGTLATCGLSFATIYQMLRTSLDEAVKDAQRVLLQAFLDNSRPRAPGEIRSMIPALSLDQLEVAAKDWEDTARGLMPSLATAPTFPALNPHGNQ; encoded by the exons ATGGCGAGCAGAGTCTTCCAGTCGAGTCTCAGCCTGTCCAAGATCCCGGAGCTATGGAGGGACACCAGTGCTCTGAAGGGAGCCTTCGAGGAGGGCGACCTGTCGGCAGTAGCCGCCAAGCTGCAGACCACACTTCATTCGCTGGAGAATGCCAGGCTGGACATTGGCATTACCGGGGGCACAGGCTCAGGCAAGTCGACCTTTGTCAATACCATCAGGGGGCTGGGAGACGAGGACCCCAAATCGGCCTACACGGGCGTGGTGGAAATGACGGTGGGGCCCACGCCATACGCACACTCTAAGTACCCCAACGTCATCACCTGGGACCTGCCGGGCATCAGCACGCCCACCTTCCAGGCTGAAAACTACCTCCAGTGGGTGCTGCCGGCCCGTTACgacttcttcatcatcatcacctcgGATGATGTGATGAGCTTCACCACCCACCACGCCCAGCTGGCCCGTGAGATCCTGCAGCTGGGCAAGCGCTTCTACCTCATCCGCTCCAAGGTGGACGTGGACATCGCCGCCTCCCGCAGCCGGCGCCCCAGCACCTTCTCAGAGGAGAGAGTGCTCAGTCAGATCTGGGAGGACTGTTGGCGGCGGctggagg CGGGGGGCCTGAAGGACCCCAAGGTCTTCCTGCTCTCCACGTTTGAGTTGGGCAAGTACGACTTCCACCGGCTGGAGGAGGTGATGGCGAAGGACCTCGAGAGCCACGAGCGGCACGTGCTTCTGCTGGCCATGCCCGCCGTCTCCGAGCCCGTCCTAGAGAGGAAGGCAGCCTCGCTACGGCAGCTCATCTGGCTGGTGGCCGCAGTGGCCGGTGGCGTCAACCCGAGCCCCGTGCCGGGTGTCCAGGATGTGGCGTGTGACCTACACATGCTCATCGACTCCCTGGAAGGCTACCGCCGCAGCTTCGGCCTGGACGAGGACTCCCTTGTCACGCTGGCGGGCCAGACGGGCCAAACCCTGCACAAGATCCTGGAGGCGGCACGGGGCCCGAAGACCGTCACCGAGGCGCTGGTGGTGGAACTGCTGGGCCAGGCCTCCCGGGATGCCTCTGCTTTCACCCAGGAGCTCCTCAACGTGCCCGTCCTCGGCACCCTGGCCACCTGTGGCCTCTCCTTCGCCACCATCTACCAGATGCTCCGCACGTCTCTGGACGAGGCAGTCAAGGACGCCCAGAGAGTGCTGCTTCAGGCCTTCCTCGACAACTCCCGACCACGAGCTCCCGGAGAGATCCGATCAATGATCCCAGCCCTGAGCCTAGACCAGCTGGAGGTGGCAGCGAAGGACTGGGAAGATACAG CCCGGGGTCTTATGCCCTCTCTGGCCACTGCCCCCACCTTCCCTGCTCTGAACCCCCACGGCAACCAGTAG
- the LOC110572744 gene encoding interferon-inducible GTPase 5: MATSKLPAVPREEETTILMAKEELEALRTAFESGDLPQAASRLRELLASSESILLEVGVTGESGAGKSSLINALRGLGAEDPGAALTGVVETTVQPSPYPHPQFPDVTLWDLPGAGSPGCPADKYLKQVDFGRYDFFLLVSPRRCGAVETRLASEILRQGKKFYFVRTKVDEDLAATRTQRPSGFSEAAVLQEIRNHCAERLRVAGVSDPRIFLVSNLSPVRYDFPLLVSTWEHDLPAHRRHAGLLSLPAVSLEALQKKKDMLQKQVLKTALVSGVIQALPVPGLAAAYDDALLIRSLRGYHRSFGLDEDSLAKLAEQVGKQAGDLRSVIRSPLANEVSPETVLRLYSQSSDGAMRVARAFEKGIPVFGTLVAGGISFGTVYTMLQGCLNEMAEDAQRVRIKALEEDEPQSEVSLEAAGDNGAEKRGSGEGGCEEAPLSVRRKLGLLLKYILDSWKKRDLSEEK; the protein is encoded by the coding sequence ATGGCTACTTCGAAGTTGCCAGCAGTGCCCCGGGAGGAGGAGACCACCATCCTCATGGCCAAGGAAGAGCTGGAGGCCCTGCGCACGGCCTTCGAGTCGGGCGACCTCCCGCAGGCGGCCTCTCGCCTCCGGGAGCTACTGGCCTCGTCCGAGAGCATCCTCCTGGAGGTGGGCGTCACTGGCGAGTCGGGCGCTGGCAAGTCCTCCCTCATCAACGCCCTCCGCGGCCTGGGGGCCGAGGACCCCGGCGCGGCCCTCACGGGCGTCGTCGAGACCACAGTGCAGCCCTCGCCCTACCCGCACCCCCAGTTTCCCGACGTGACCCTGTGGGACCTGCCAGGGGCCGGCTCTCCGGGCTGCCCGGCTGACAAGTACCTGAAGCAGGTGGACTTCGGCCGCTATGACTTCTTTCTGCTGGTCTCCCCCCGCCGCTGCGGGGCCGTGGAGACCCGCCTGGCCTCGGAGATCCTGCGCCAGGGCAAGAAGTTCTACTTCGTGCGCACCAAGGTGGACGAGGACCTGGCGGCCACACGCACCCAGCGGCCCTCGGGCTTCAGCGAGGCGGCCGTCCTGCAGGAGATCCGCAACCACTGTGCCGAGCGGCTTCGGGTGGCTGGCGTGAGCGACCCCCGCATCTTCCTTGTGTCCAACCTGTCGCCGGTGCGCTATGACTTCCCGCTGCTCGTGTCCACCTGGGAGCACGACTTGCCGGCCCACCGGCGCCACGCCGGCCTGCTGTCGCTGCCTGCTGTCTCGCTGGAGGCCCTGCAGAAGAAGAAGGACATGCTGCAGAAGCAGGTGCTCAAGACGGCCCTGGTGTCGGGCGTGATCCAGGCCCTGCCCGTGCCGGGGCTGGCGGCCGCCTACGACGACGCGCTGCTCATCCGCTCGCTGCGCGGCTACCACCGCAGCTTTGGCCTGGACGAAGACTCGCTGGCCAAGCTGGCCGAGCAGGTGGGCAAGCAGGCGGGGGACCTGCGCTCTGTCATCCGCTCGCCACTGGCCAACGAGGTCTCGCCGGAAACCGTCCTGCGGCTCTACTCGCAGTCGTCCGACGGCGCCATGCGCGTGGCCCGCGCCTTTGAGAAGGGCATCCCCGTGTTCGGTACCCTGGTGGCCGGCGGCATCAGCTTCGGCACCGTCTACACCATGCTCCAGGGCTGCCTCAATGAGATGGCTGAGGACGCCCAGCGGGTCCGCATCAAGGCCCTGGAGGAGGACGAGCCACAGTCTGAGGTCAGCCTGGAGGCAGCCGGTGACAATGGTGCGGAGAAGCGGGGCTCCGGGGAGGGAGGCTGTGAAGAAGCTCCGCTCTCGGTCCGCCGGAAGCTCGGCCTCCTCCTCAAGTATATTCTCGACAGCTGGAAGAAGCGTGACTTGTCAGAAGAGAAATGA